The following proteins come from a genomic window of Solwaraspora sp. WMMA2065:
- a CDS encoding peptidylprolyl isomerase — MTSTRERQRAAARARLEKEMAQRAEAARKRRQLQASIGAGVALLLVAAGTVWLVASLGDDETETTPQADGGDAGVTCVWNEIPVEQRRETTVDVGVPPTTTPPDSGSQVMTLDTSFGEIQVEMDLAEVPCTAASFSHLAGQGFWDNTKCHRMFPGMLQCGDPSASGEGYRDTDGTGGPSYQFANENLPVDDRPAYPAGVVAMANSGPDTNGSQFFFIYQDVELSPDYTVLGRVVEGLDVIQEATEAGHDGAFEPSPGGGHPNNDILINSLTVSEPQ; from the coding sequence GTGACGTCGACCAGGGAGCGGCAGCGTGCCGCGGCTCGGGCCCGCCTCGAAAAGGAGATGGCCCAGCGCGCCGAGGCGGCCCGCAAGCGCCGCCAGTTGCAGGCCAGCATCGGTGCCGGCGTCGCCCTGCTGCTCGTGGCCGCGGGCACGGTGTGGCTGGTCGCCAGCCTCGGGGACGACGAGACCGAGACCACGCCCCAGGCCGACGGCGGCGACGCCGGCGTGACCTGCGTGTGGAACGAGATCCCCGTCGAGCAGCGCCGTGAGACGACCGTGGACGTCGGCGTTCCGCCGACCACCACGCCGCCGGACAGCGGCAGCCAGGTGATGACCCTGGACACCAGCTTCGGTGAGATCCAGGTGGAGATGGACCTGGCCGAGGTGCCGTGCACGGCGGCCAGCTTCAGTCACCTGGCCGGCCAGGGATTCTGGGACAACACCAAATGCCACCGGATGTTCCCCGGCATGCTGCAGTGCGGTGACCCGAGCGCCAGCGGCGAAGGCTACCGGGACACCGACGGCACCGGCGGGCCGAGCTACCAGTTCGCCAACGAGAACCTGCCGGTCGACGACCGGCCCGCCTACCCCGCCGGGGTCGTGGCGATGGCCAACAGCGGCCCGGACACCAATGGCAGCCAGTTCTTCTTCATCTACCAGGACGTCGAGCTCAGCCCGGACTACACCGTGCTCGGCCGGGTCGTCGAGGGCCTCGACGTCATCCAGGAGGCCACCGAGGCCGGTCACGACGGTGCGTTCGAGCCGTCCCCCGGCGGCGGCCACCCCAACAACGACATTCTGATCAACTCGTTGACGGTGAGCGAGCCGCAGTAG
- a CDS encoding bifunctional (p)ppGpp synthetase/guanosine-3',5'-bis(diphosphate) 3'-pyrophosphohydrolase — protein MEGTVHPTGEVNPTGGVTNGEAPGSAVNPGGPDVAGDRSAAPPAANGATAAAANGAGDHAGAGAAGTGFAFNGAPTGRRVRARLARFNAPWQAPHIPEVLEPLIATHQQSHPKADPRVLQRAFEMASKWHSGQYRKSGDPYITHPLAVATILANLGMDTTTLVAALLHDTIEDTDYTLDEMRADFGGEVALLVDGVTKLDRVKLGDAAKAETIRKMVVAMAKDPRVLVIKLADRLHNMRTLTFLPKAKQEQKAKETLEILAPLAHRLGMNTVKWELEDLAFGTLFPKRYEEINRLIGEHQPQRDTQLRKVTQKVQVDLRAAKVRAEVTGRPKHLYSIYQKMIVRGRDFNDIYDLVGVRILVDTVRDCYAALGVIHANWQPVPGRFKDYIAMPKFNMYQSLHTTVIGPTGKPVEMQIRTYAMHRTAEFGIAAHWKYKEQKGATVVGPPAHIDEMTWLRQLLDWQREASDPSEFLDALRFDLSSQEVYVFTPKGDVIPLPTSSTPVDFAYAVHTEVGHKCIGARVNGKLVPLESTLSNGDVIEIFTSKSATAGPTQDWLGFVKSPRARTKIRQYFNKERREEAIETGKDAIAKAMRKQGMPLQRMLTTDSLMAIARDLHLADVAALYAAVGDSQVSAQSVVQRLMVSLGGEEGAAEDLAESAVATRPPRARHNGADPGVVVRGVTDVWIKLARCCTPVPPDTVFGFVTRSGGVSVHRDDCFNAAELKAQQERLVEVTWKLTSASTFLVAIQVEALDRHKLLADVTRVLSEERVNILSATVTTTRDRVAVSRFSFEMADPKHLGHLLNAVRKVDGVFDAYRVTSGT, from the coding sequence ATGGAGGGCACTGTGCATCCGACTGGCGAGGTCAACCCCACTGGGGGCGTGACCAACGGCGAGGCACCCGGTTCTGCCGTCAATCCGGGCGGCCCCGACGTCGCCGGTGACCGCAGCGCGGCACCCCCGGCGGCGAACGGTGCGACAGCTGCGGCGGCGAACGGTGCGGGCGACCACGCCGGCGCGGGCGCGGCCGGCACTGGTTTCGCGTTCAACGGTGCGCCGACCGGGCGTCGGGTACGGGCCCGGCTGGCCCGGTTCAACGCGCCCTGGCAGGCGCCGCACATCCCCGAGGTGCTGGAACCGCTGATCGCCACCCACCAGCAGAGCCACCCGAAGGCCGACCCACGGGTGCTGCAGCGGGCCTTCGAGATGGCCTCCAAGTGGCACTCCGGGCAGTACCGCAAGTCCGGCGATCCGTACATCACGCATCCGTTGGCGGTTGCCACCATCCTCGCCAATCTCGGCATGGACACCACGACGCTGGTCGCCGCGCTGCTGCACGACACGATCGAGGACACTGATTACACCCTCGACGAGATGCGCGCCGACTTCGGTGGTGAGGTGGCGCTGCTGGTCGACGGGGTCACCAAGCTCGACCGGGTCAAGCTGGGCGACGCGGCCAAGGCCGAGACCATCCGCAAGATGGTGGTGGCGATGGCGAAGGACCCCCGGGTCCTGGTGATCAAGCTCGCCGACCGGCTGCACAACATGCGGACGCTGACCTTCCTGCCCAAGGCGAAGCAGGAGCAGAAGGCCAAGGAGACCCTGGAGATCCTGGCGCCGCTGGCCCACCGGCTCGGTATGAACACCGTCAAGTGGGAGCTGGAGGATCTGGCATTCGGCACGCTGTTCCCGAAACGGTACGAGGAGATCAACCGGCTGATCGGGGAACACCAGCCGCAGCGCGACACCCAGCTGCGCAAGGTGACCCAGAAGGTGCAGGTCGACCTGCGCGCCGCGAAGGTCAGGGCGGAGGTCACCGGCCGGCCGAAGCACCTCTACTCGATCTACCAGAAGATGATTGTCCGGGGGCGGGACTTCAACGACATCTACGACCTGGTCGGCGTACGCATCCTGGTCGACACGGTCCGCGACTGCTACGCGGCGCTCGGCGTGATCCACGCGAACTGGCAGCCGGTCCCCGGCCGGTTCAAGGACTACATCGCGATGCCGAAGTTCAACATGTACCAGTCGCTGCACACCACGGTGATCGGGCCCACCGGCAAGCCGGTGGAGATGCAGATCCGCACCTACGCGATGCACCGTACCGCCGAGTTCGGCATCGCCGCGCACTGGAAGTACAAGGAGCAGAAGGGCGCCACCGTCGTCGGCCCGCCGGCGCACATCGACGAGATGACCTGGCTGCGGCAACTGCTCGACTGGCAGCGGGAGGCGAGCGATCCGAGCGAGTTCCTCGACGCGCTGCGCTTCGACCTGTCCAGCCAGGAGGTTTACGTCTTCACCCCCAAGGGCGACGTGATCCCGCTGCCCACCAGTTCCACCCCGGTCGACTTCGCCTACGCCGTGCACACCGAGGTGGGGCACAAGTGCATCGGGGCGCGGGTCAACGGCAAGCTGGTGCCATTGGAATCGACGCTGTCCAACGGCGACGTCATCGAGATCTTCACCTCCAAGTCGGCGACCGCCGGCCCGACCCAGGACTGGCTGGGCTTCGTCAAGAGCCCTCGGGCCCGCACCAAGATCCGGCAGTACTTCAACAAGGAACGCCGCGAGGAGGCAATCGAGACGGGCAAGGACGCGATCGCCAAGGCGATGCGCAAGCAGGGCATGCCGTTGCAGCGGATGCTCACCACGGACTCGCTGATGGCGATCGCCCGCGACCTGCACCTGGCCGACGTCGCCGCGCTGTACGCGGCGGTCGGCGACAGCCAGGTGTCCGCGCAGTCGGTGGTGCAGCGGCTGATGGTCAGCCTCGGCGGCGAGGAAGGGGCCGCCGAGGACCTGGCCGAGTCGGCCGTCGCAACCCGCCCGCCCCGGGCACGGCACAACGGCGCCGACCCCGGCGTGGTGGTACGCGGGGTCACCGACGTCTGGATCAAACTGGCCCGCTGCTGTACCCCGGTCCCGCCGGACACGGTGTTCGGCTTCGTCACCCGGTCCGGCGGCGTCAGCGTGCACCGCGACGACTGCTTCAATGCGGCCGAGCTCAAGGCGCAACAGGAACGGCTGGTCGAGGTCACCTGGAAGTTGACCTCGGCGTCGACGTTCCTCGTCGCCATCCAGGTTGAGGCGCTCGACCGGCACAAGCTGCTGGCTGACGTGACCAGGGTGCTCTCCGAGGAGCGGGTGAACATTCTCTCGGCGACCGTGACCACCACCCGGGACCGGGTGGCGGTCAGCCGCTTCTCGTTCGAGATGGCCGACCCGAAGCACCTTGGCCATCTGCTCAACGCGGTCCGCAAGGTCGACGGCGTCTTCGACGCCTACCGGGTCACCTCCGGCACCTGA
- a CDS encoding adenine phosphoribosyltransferase, producing the protein MTETEAVIVGDSGAETAALVASRVIDVPDFPKPGIVFKDLMPLFADGPAFREITDRIIAHHGADSFDVVAGIEARGFVLAAAIAYATGTGVVPVRKAGKLPRASFSASYALEYGEAVLEVHQDAFTVGQRVLVVDDVLATGGTAAATLDLVDRAGGTVIGFTVLLELGFLAGRDRLAPRSVHAMWRV; encoded by the coding sequence GTGACGGAGACCGAGGCAGTGATCGTCGGGGACAGCGGTGCCGAGACGGCCGCGTTGGTGGCCAGTCGGGTGATCGACGTACCGGACTTCCCCAAACCCGGCATCGTATTCAAGGACCTGATGCCGCTGTTCGCCGACGGGCCGGCGTTCCGGGAGATCACCGACCGGATCATCGCCCACCACGGAGCGGACTCCTTCGACGTGGTCGCCGGCATCGAGGCGCGTGGGTTCGTGCTGGCGGCGGCGATCGCGTACGCCACCGGCACCGGGGTGGTCCCGGTCCGCAAGGCCGGCAAGCTGCCCCGGGCATCGTTCTCCGCCTCGTACGCGTTGGAGTACGGCGAGGCGGTCCTGGAGGTGCATCAGGACGCCTTCACGGTCGGTCAGCGGGTCCTGGTGGTCGACGACGTGCTGGCCACCGGCGGAACCGCCGCCGCCACGCTGGACCTGGTCGACCGGGCCGGGGGAACGGTGATCGGCTTCACCGTCCTGCTGGAGCTGGGATTCCTCGCCGGGCGGGACCGGCTCGCGCCCCGGTCGGTGCACGCCATGTGGCGGGTGTGA
- the secD gene encoding protein translocase subunit SecD translates to MAPPQGQMRPGRQLAALGLIFAVLYLMVFFAGASGSWQDRLEPKLGLDLIGGTRVTLEATTEDGSAPPAASLDRARDIIENRVNSLGVSEAEVVTEGDRNIVVSLPGQNRDLTEIGNAAELRFRKVLKATDGGEPIQPQASPTPSEGAGEEGADASPSPGASPDAEASPGAEPSPQAEAEQSPAAGGEGGMAQPDPTDSASPDASVSPSPQASPSASPTPAADTDGPVDLAQVQAKVGEAAWAAATGLQAPADFSADPTLADTLAPFGELTPAEIRVLPAGVQYNVPYVTCDKLLLRQAGSIRDESQQVVACEGLVKYLLDEAKVVGTDVSDASGVLDQTTSQWVVSLNFTGSGQRAWTELTREAFNNTDQECEASALGQDGKCRVAVVLDNEVISSPEIQGVLTGDSQITGDFTSATANELASNLRYGALPLTFEQQEAQSISATLGTEHLRAGLLAAGIGMLLVAVYSFFYYRLLGIVIFLSLILSALLVFGAMVVLGRQIGFTLTLAGIAGLIVSLGVAADSFVLYFERLKDEIREGRSPRSAVPRAWLRARRTIISANAITLMAAVVLYIVSVGTVKGFAFALGLATVLDLVVVFLFRHPIMSMLARTKAFLSPRVSGLGRAVKTEDETPIRNPRVKEA, encoded by the coding sequence GTGGCACCACCTCAGGGACAGATGCGCCCCGGGCGGCAACTCGCCGCACTCGGGCTTATCTTCGCCGTCCTCTACCTCATGGTGTTCTTCGCCGGAGCCAGCGGCAGCTGGCAGGACCGGCTGGAGCCCAAACTCGGCCTGGACCTGATCGGTGGTACCCGGGTCACCCTGGAGGCCACCACCGAGGACGGCAGCGCGCCACCGGCCGCATCGCTCGACCGGGCCCGCGACATCATCGAGAACCGGGTGAACAGCCTCGGCGTCTCCGAGGCGGAGGTGGTCACCGAGGGCGACCGGAACATCGTCGTCTCGCTGCCCGGCCAGAACCGCGACCTGACCGAGATCGGTAACGCGGCCGAGCTGCGGTTCCGCAAGGTACTCAAGGCCACCGACGGCGGTGAGCCGATCCAGCCACAGGCGTCCCCCACGCCGAGTGAAGGTGCCGGCGAGGAGGGTGCCGACGCGTCGCCGTCACCCGGTGCCTCGCCCGACGCCGAGGCGTCTCCTGGCGCGGAGCCGTCGCCGCAGGCGGAGGCCGAGCAGAGCCCGGCCGCTGGTGGCGAGGGCGGCATGGCCCAGCCGGACCCGACCGACTCGGCCAGCCCCGATGCCAGTGTCAGCCCCAGCCCGCAGGCAAGCCCGAGCGCGTCCCCGACGCCCGCCGCCGACACCGACGGGCCGGTCGACCTCGCACAGGTCCAGGCAAAGGTCGGCGAGGCGGCCTGGGCGGCGGCGACCGGCCTGCAGGCCCCGGCCGACTTCAGCGCAGACCCGACGCTGGCCGACACCCTGGCCCCGTTCGGCGAACTGACCCCGGCGGAGATCCGGGTGCTGCCGGCCGGCGTGCAGTACAACGTGCCGTACGTGACCTGTGACAAGCTCCTGCTGCGCCAGGCTGGTTCGATCCGCGACGAGTCCCAGCAGGTCGTCGCCTGCGAGGGCCTGGTCAAGTACCTGCTGGACGAGGCGAAGGTGGTCGGCACCGACGTCAGCGACGCCAGCGGCGTGCTGGACCAGACCACCAGCCAGTGGGTGGTCAGCCTCAACTTCACCGGCTCCGGCCAGCGCGCCTGGACCGAGCTGACCCGCGAGGCGTTCAACAACACCGACCAGGAGTGCGAGGCGAGCGCGCTCGGCCAGGACGGTAAGTGCCGGGTCGCGGTGGTCCTCGACAACGAGGTGATCTCCTCACCGGAGATCCAGGGCGTGCTCACCGGCGACTCGCAGATCACCGGCGACTTCACCAGCGCCACCGCCAACGAACTGGCCAGCAACCTGCGCTACGGTGCGCTGCCGCTGACCTTCGAGCAGCAGGAGGCGCAGAGCATCTCCGCCACGCTCGGAACCGAGCACCTGCGCGCTGGCCTGCTCGCCGCCGGCATCGGCATGCTGCTGGTCGCGGTCTACTCGTTCTTCTACTACCGGTTGCTCGGCATCGTGATCTTCCTCAGCCTGATCCTGTCGGCGCTGCTGGTCTTCGGCGCGATGGTGGTGCTCGGCCGGCAGATCGGCTTCACCCTGACCCTCGCCGGAATCGCCGGTCTGATCGTCTCGCTGGGTGTGGCGGCCGACTCGTTCGTGCTCTACTTCGAACGCCTCAAGGACGAGATACGTGAGGGTCGAAGTCCACGCAGCGCCGTACCCCGGGCCTGGCTGCGCGCCCGGCGGACGATCATCTCGGCGAACGCCATCACCCTGATGGCGGCGGTCGTGCTCTACATCGTGTCGGTGGGCACCGTGAAGGGCTTCGCCTTCGCTCTCGGCCTGGCGACCGTGCTCGACCTGGTCGTGGTGTTCCTGTTCCGGCACCCGATCATGTCGATGCTGGCCCGGACCAAGGCGTTCCTGTCTCCCCGGGTCAGCGGCCTCGGCCGCGCGGTGAAGACCGAGGACGAGACCCCGATTCGCAACCCGCGCGTCAAGGAGGCCTGA
- the secF gene encoding protein translocase subunit SecF → MSGFAGRLYRGEANLPIVKRRNTWFVIAAVVVVLSIASFSIRGFNLGIDFRGGNEFQVPASVGTLLQAEDALDAELAELDTEEPLEVVSGQEVGGTTYLFRTAELTSEQTEAFKQGLAERLDIEQAAISDSRVSGAWGSQVTQRALLGLLVFMVLVTIYLVLRFEYRMAIAAVAGLVLDLLLTAGIYSASGFEVTPSTIIGFLTILGFALYDVVVVFDKIQENTRGVTGGSSQTYGEAANLAVNQTLMRSINTSIVALLPVGGLLFIGAGLLGAGTLKDLGLVLFVGMGAAFFASIFFSSPLVTVLKEQEPKYKLHTQRVQAKRSSLAERDKAPKRSRTSAGASTTTSADEPAETEPAADAALAGTAPKAGARPAGKRQSGGGRGGRPGGGGRKRPSGAKRR, encoded by the coding sequence ATGAGCGGTTTCGCTGGACGCCTCTACCGGGGTGAGGCCAACCTCCCGATCGTCAAGCGGCGTAACACCTGGTTCGTGATCGCCGCGGTGGTCGTCGTCCTGTCGATCGCAAGCTTCTCGATCCGGGGCTTCAACCTCGGCATCGACTTCCGGGGCGGCAACGAATTCCAGGTGCCGGCGAGCGTCGGCACCCTGCTGCAGGCCGAGGACGCCCTCGACGCCGAGCTCGCCGAGTTGGACACCGAGGAGCCGCTCGAGGTGGTCTCCGGCCAGGAGGTCGGCGGCACCACCTACCTGTTCCGCACCGCCGAGCTCACCTCCGAGCAGACCGAAGCCTTCAAGCAGGGTCTCGCCGAGCGGCTCGACATCGAGCAAGCGGCGATCAGCGACAGCCGGGTCAGCGGTGCCTGGGGTAGCCAGGTCACCCAGCGGGCGCTGCTCGGCCTGCTGGTCTTCATGGTGCTGGTCACCATCTACCTGGTGCTGCGGTTCGAGTACCGGATGGCGATCGCGGCGGTCGCCGGCCTGGTGCTCGACCTGCTGCTGACCGCCGGCATCTACTCGGCCTCCGGCTTCGAGGTCACCCCGTCGACGATCATCGGCTTCCTGACCATTCTCGGCTTCGCCCTCTACGACGTCGTGGTGGTCTTCGACAAGATCCAGGAGAACACCCGGGGCGTCACCGGCGGCAGCAGCCAGACCTACGGCGAGGCCGCCAACCTCGCGGTCAACCAGACCCTGATGCGGTCGATCAACACGTCGATCGTCGCGTTGCTGCCGGTCGGTGGGCTGCTGTTCATCGGTGCCGGGCTGCTCGGCGCCGGAACCCTCAAGGACCTCGGTCTGGTGCTGTTCGTCGGTATGGGCGCGGCCTTCTTCGCGTCGATCTTCTTCTCCTCGCCACTGGTGACGGTGCTCAAGGAGCAGGAGCCGAAGTACAAGCTGCACACCCAGCGGGTGCAGGCCAAGCGGTCCTCCCTGGCGGAGCGGGACAAGGCACCGAAGCGGTCGCGTACCAGCGCCGGTGCCTCGACCACAACGTCGGCCGACGAGCCCGCCGAGACCGAGCCCGCCGCGGACGCCGCTCTGGCCGGCACCGCGCCGAAGGCCGGTGCCCGACCGGCCGGCAAGCGTCAGTCCGGCGGCGGTCGTGGCGGCCGACCCGGCGGTGGGGGCCGCAAGCGCCCCAGCGGCGCGAAGCGTCGCTGA
- the hisS gene encoding histidine--tRNA ligase gives MSKPRPISGFPEWSPPQRMIEQYVIDRLRHTFELYGFAPLETRAVEPLDQLLRKGETSKEVYLLRRLQAEPGAEVGDDALGLHFDLTVPFARYVLENAGKLQFPFRRYQIQKVWRGERPQEGRYREFLQADIDIVDRDELAPHHEAELPLVIGDALASLPIPPVRIQVNNRKVCEGFYRGIGLTDPDAALRAIDKLDKVGPQRVAELLAETAGASDSQAKACLSLAEISAPDASVADAVRGLGVEHPLLDEGLTELVAVLETAAAHSPGLCVADLRIARGLDYYTGTVYETQLQGYERFGSICSGGRYDDLASAGADRFPGVGISIGVSRLLGLLFGADALAISRPVPTCVLVALPAESGRPAGNRVADALRRRGIATEVSPSAAKFGKQIRYAQRRDIPYVWFLGVDGESDSVKDIRSGDQVPAAADAWSPPSADLQPTVTG, from the coding sequence ATGAGCAAGCCCAGGCCGATCTCCGGCTTCCCGGAGTGGTCGCCCCCGCAGCGGATGATCGAGCAGTACGTCATCGACCGGCTGCGGCACACCTTCGAGCTGTACGGCTTCGCCCCGCTGGAGACCCGCGCGGTGGAGCCGCTGGACCAGCTGCTGCGCAAGGGGGAGACCTCCAAGGAGGTCTACCTGCTGCGCCGGTTGCAGGCCGAGCCGGGTGCCGAGGTCGGTGACGACGCCCTCGGGCTGCACTTCGATCTGACCGTGCCGTTCGCCCGCTACGTGCTGGAGAACGCCGGCAAGCTGCAGTTCCCGTTCCGCCGCTACCAGATCCAGAAGGTGTGGCGGGGGGAGCGGCCGCAGGAGGGCCGCTACCGGGAGTTCCTGCAGGCCGACATCGACATCGTTGACCGCGACGAGCTGGCCCCGCACCACGAGGCGGAGCTGCCGCTGGTCATCGGGGACGCGCTGGCGAGTCTGCCGATCCCGCCGGTGCGGATCCAGGTCAACAACCGCAAGGTCTGCGAAGGCTTCTACCGGGGGATCGGGTTGACCGATCCGGATGCGGCGCTGCGGGCGATCGACAAGCTGGACAAGGTCGGCCCGCAGCGGGTGGCCGAGCTGCTGGCCGAGACGGCCGGTGCCAGCGACAGCCAGGCCAAGGCCTGCCTGTCGCTGGCGGAGATCTCGGCGCCGGACGCCTCGGTCGCCGACGCGGTGCGTGGTCTCGGCGTTGAGCACCCGCTGCTCGACGAAGGGCTCACCGAGCTTGTGGCGGTGCTGGAGACGGCCGCCGCGCACTCGCCCGGCCTGTGCGTGGCAGACCTGCGGATCGCCCGGGGTCTGGACTACTACACCGGTACGGTCTACGAGACCCAGCTACAGGGGTACGAGCGGTTCGGCTCGATCTGCTCGGGTGGCCGCTACGACGATCTCGCCTCGGCCGGCGCGGACCGCTTCCCGGGCGTCGGGATCTCGATCGGGGTGTCCCGGCTGCTGGGGCTGCTGTTCGGCGCCGACGCGTTGGCGATCTCCCGGCCGGTGCCGACCTGCGTGCTGGTGGCGTTGCCGGCCGAGTCTGGCCGGCCGGCTGGCAACCGGGTGGCCGACGCGCTGCGTCGGCGGGGGATCGCCACCGAGGTGTCACCGTCGGCTGCCAAGTTCGGCAAGCAGATCCGGTACGCGCAGCGCCGCGACATCCCGTACGTCTGGTTCCTCGGGGTCGACGGTGAGTCGGACAGTGTCAAGGACATCCGCTCGGGGGATCAGGTGCCGGCGGCCGCGGACGCCTGGTCACCGCCGTCGGCGGACCTCCAGCCGACGGTGACCGGCTGA
- a CDS encoding MBL fold metallo-hydrolase, protein MLITGFPAQAFGTNCYVVAAGPGEQCVVVDPGIGVLDDLDQVLAEHRLHPAAVLLTHGHLDHTFSVAPVCGTRGITAYVHPGDREMLADPAKGLSTDLAAMFGGRLPYSEPDDVAELTDGATLTLAGLEISVDHAPGHTGGSVLFRLPGADSPWEAEQVCLSGDVLFAGSIGRTDLPGGSMATMMTSLRDKVLPLADDTVVLPGHGPATTIGRERVSNPYLHEAAGSGNAVPARRTGL, encoded by the coding sequence GTGCTCATCACCGGCTTCCCGGCGCAGGCGTTCGGCACCAACTGCTACGTGGTGGCCGCCGGGCCGGGCGAGCAGTGCGTCGTCGTCGACCCCGGCATCGGGGTGCTCGACGACCTGGACCAGGTGCTGGCCGAGCACCGGCTGCATCCGGCGGCGGTGCTGCTCACCCACGGCCATCTCGACCACACCTTCTCGGTCGCGCCGGTCTGCGGCACGCGTGGCATCACCGCGTACGTGCATCCGGGTGACCGGGAGATGCTGGCCGACCCGGCGAAAGGCCTGTCGACGGACCTGGCGGCGATGTTCGGCGGCCGGCTGCCGTACAGCGAACCGGACGACGTCGCCGAGCTGACCGACGGCGCCACGCTGACGCTGGCCGGGTTGGAGATCAGCGTCGACCATGCCCCTGGCCACACCGGCGGTTCGGTGCTGTTCCGGCTGCCCGGCGCAGACTCGCCCTGGGAGGCCGAGCAGGTCTGTCTCTCCGGCGACGTGCTGTTCGCCGGTTCGATCGGCCGCACCGACCTGCCCGGTGGCAGCATGGCGACGATGATGACCAGCCTGCGGGACAAGGTGCTGCCGTTGGCCGACGACACCGTGGTGCTGCCCGGCCACGGTCCGGCCACCACCATCGGCCGGGAGCGTGTGAGCAACCCCTATCTGCACGAGGCCGCCGGCAGCGGCAACGCCGTGCCGGCCCGCCGTACCGGACTGTGA
- a CDS encoding peptidylprolyl isomerase has product MASSRDRQRKLARAKLDRQMARRAAAARRKRRIRAGVGAGLALLLIAGGSAWALGAFDGEPETPEAAGICTWTPQDPAANSNLTDVGMPETTDPPNQGVQPMTIITNQGEPITVELDLAAAPCAAANFAHLASRNFFDDTTCHEITDEGAILCGDPSGTGQGGPTYSYFSENVPVSPQLDPSADPTEALADHPPLYPAGTVAAVGVPQGTNGSQFKIFFEDYTTEFPSYPIIGKVTSGMDTVEAIGALPLVNNAAGAPVKPETDVVIQSLTVGEPIGADETEATPSTDPSASAPATTDPSATEPDAEGTDGTAGQS; this is encoded by the coding sequence GTGGCCTCCAGTAGGGACCGGCAGCGCAAGTTGGCGCGGGCGAAGCTTGACCGGCAGATGGCCCGGCGTGCCGCCGCGGCCCGGCGCAAGCGGCGGATCCGCGCCGGCGTGGGCGCCGGCCTCGCGCTGCTGCTCATCGCCGGCGGCTCGGCCTGGGCGCTCGGCGCCTTCGACGGCGAGCCGGAGACCCCGGAGGCTGCGGGCATCTGCACCTGGACCCCGCAGGACCCGGCCGCCAACAGCAACCTCACCGACGTCGGCATGCCGGAAACCACCGACCCGCCGAACCAGGGGGTCCAGCCGATGACGATCATCACCAACCAGGGCGAGCCGATCACCGTCGAGCTCGACCTCGCCGCCGCGCCATGCGCCGCCGCCAACTTCGCCCACCTGGCCAGCCGCAACTTCTTCGACGACACGACCTGCCACGAGATCACCGACGAGGGCGCGATCCTGTGCGGCGACCCGAGCGGCACCGGACAGGGCGGGCCGACGTACTCGTACTTCAGCGAGAACGTGCCGGTCTCGCCGCAGCTGGACCCGTCGGCCGACCCGACGGAGGCGCTGGCCGACCATCCGCCGCTCTACCCGGCCGGCACGGTCGCTGCGGTCGGCGTGCCGCAGGGCACCAACGGGAGCCAGTTCAAGATCTTCTTCGAGGACTACACCACCGAGTTCCCCTCGTACCCGATCATCGGGAAGGTGACCTCGGGGATGGACACGGTCGAGGCGATCGGCGCTCTCCCACTGGTGAACAACGCCGCCGGCGCACCGGTGAAGCCGGAGACCGACGTGGTCATCCAGAGCCTGACCGTCGGCGAGCCGATCGGGGCCGACGAGACCGAGGCGACCCCGTCGACCGACCCGAGTGCCTCGGCACCGGCCACCACCGACCCGTCGGCCACCGAGCCGGACGCGGAGGGCACCGACGGCACCGCCGGCCAGTCCTGA